In the Qipengyuania pelagi genome, one interval contains:
- the purS gene encoding phosphoribosylformylglycinamidine synthase subunit PurS, whose amino-acid sequence MKVRILVSLKPGVLDPQGRAVHHALEGMGFDGVEDVRIGRTVELDVADSTSDEALEKMCEQLLANTVIENYRIERLG is encoded by the coding sequence ATGAAAGTCCGCATTCTCGTCAGCCTGAAACCCGGCGTCCTCGATCCCCAGGGCCGCGCCGTCCACCACGCGCTGGAAGGCATGGGATTCGACGGGGTCGAGGATGTCCGCATCGGGCGTACGGTGGAACTCGATGTCGCCGATTCGACCAGCGACGAAGCGCTCGAAAAGATGTGCGAACAGCTGCTCGCCAACACGGTGATCGAGAATTACCGCATCGAAAGGCTCGGCTGA
- the purQ gene encoding phosphoribosylformylglycinamidine synthase subunit PurQ — protein MAQASGWRAAVVTFPGSNCDRDMAVALERASGTPALRVWHGDSDLPERLDFIALPGGFSYGDYLRSGAMAANSPIMRAVKREAERGVPVLGVCNGFQVIAEAGLLPGALMRNAGQTFICRDAELTVENTQSLFTRGYDEGAAIRIPVAHHDGNYFADADTLDRLEGEGRIAFRYRENYNGSQRSIAGILNERGNVLGMMPHPERAVDPAHGGTDGLILFESAIAALAQA, from the coding sequence ATGGCGCAGGCATCGGGTTGGCGCGCGGCGGTCGTTACCTTTCCCGGCTCGAATTGCGACCGCGACATGGCGGTCGCGCTCGAACGTGCGAGCGGCACGCCGGCCCTGCGCGTCTGGCATGGCGATAGCGACCTGCCCGAACGGCTCGATTTCATCGCCCTGCCCGGCGGCTTTTCCTATGGCGACTATCTGCGCAGCGGCGCCATGGCGGCGAACAGCCCGATCATGCGCGCGGTCAAGCGCGAGGCGGAACGCGGCGTTCCCGTTCTGGGCGTGTGCAACGGTTTCCAGGTGATCGCGGAAGCGGGCCTGTTGCCGGGCGCGCTGATGCGCAATGCCGGGCAGACCTTCATCTGCCGCGATGCGGAGCTGACGGTAGAGAACACGCAGTCCCTGTTCACGCGCGGCTATGATGAGGGCGCGGCGATCCGCATTCCCGTCGCCCATCACGACGGCAATTATTTCGCCGATGCCGACACGCTGGACCGGCTCGAAGGCGAAGGCCGTATCGCCTTCCGCTATCGGGAAAACTACAACGGATCACAGCGCTCGATCGCGGGGATCCTCAACGAGCGCGGCAATGTGCTCGGCATGATGCCGCACCCCGAACGCGCGGTCGATCCGGCGCATGGCGGCACGGACGGGCTGATCCTGTTCGAAAGCGCGATCGCGGCGCTCGCCCAGGCCTGA